Proteins encoded within one genomic window of Triticum aestivum cultivar Chinese Spring chromosome 2D, IWGSC CS RefSeq v2.1, whole genome shotgun sequence:
- the LOC123048398 gene encoding senescence-specific cysteine protease SAG39-like: protein MAIHRASLLAVLCCICLCGTVIAARELNGDLSMVAKHENWMAQYDRVYKDATEKACRFEVFKANVEFIEMFNAQNHKFWLGVNQFADITNDEFKTTNTNKRFKANSIRVLSSGFSSFFRVQQRWTGEPREPSLLSRIKASVYNTITAQLFLGCCWASSAVAATEGIVKLKTGKLISLSEQELVDCDVHGEDQGCEGGLMDDAFKFIIKNGGLTMESNYPYIAADGKCKAGSNSAATITGFEDVPANNEGALMKAVANQPMSVAVDGGDMTFQFYSAIGYGKTSDGTSYWLMKNSRGTTWGEDGYLRIEKDIADKKGMCGLAMEPSYPTK, encoded by the exons ATGGCCATCCACAGGGCTTCGCTTCTTGCCGTCCTCTGTTGCATTTGCCTCTGTGGTACTGTCATTGCGGCTCGTGAGTTGAACGGTGACTTGTCGATGGTGGCGAAGCATGAGAACTGGATGGCTCAGTACGACCGTGTGTACAAGGACGCCACTGAGAAGGCATGCCGGTTCGAGGTTTTCAAAGCCAATGTTGAGTTCATTGAAATGTTCAATGCTCAGAATCACAAGTTCTGGCTCGGTGTCAACCAATTCGCTGATATCACCAATGATGAGTTCAAGACAACCAACACAAACAAGCGGTTCAAAGCAAACTCCATCAGAGTTCTTTCTTCCGGGTTCAGTTCTTTCTTCCGGGTTCAG CAACGATGGACTGGAGAGCCAAGGGAGCCGTCACTCCTGTCAAGGATCAAGGCCAGTGTG TATAACACTATAACAGCACAATTATTTCTAGGCTGTTGTTGGGCATCTTCTGCTGTTGCCGCGACAGAGGGCATTGTAAAACTGAAAACTGGGAAGTTGATCTCACTGTCGGAGCAAGAGTTGGTTGACTGTGATGTTCATGGTGAAGATCAAGGCTGCGAGGGAGGACTCATGGATGATGCCTTCAAATTCATTATCAAGAACGGAGGCCTTACTATGGAGTCCAACTACCCATATATTGCAGCTGACGGCAAGTGCAAGGCTGGATCCAACAGTGCCGCAACCATCACTGGCTTTGAGGATGTGCCTGCCAACAACGAGGGCGCCCTTATGAAGGCGGTGGCAAACCAACCCATGTCTGTAGCTGTGGATGGAGGAGACATGACGTTCCAATTCTACTCTG CCATTGGATATGGAAAGACTAGTGATGGCACAAGCTATTGGTTGATGAAGAATTCACGGGGCACAACTTGGGGCGAAGATGGGTACTTGAGAATAGAGAAAGACATTGCAGACAAGAAGGGCATGTGTGGTCTTGCCATGGAGCCTTCTTACCCCACAAAATAG